The following is a genomic window from Fundidesulfovibrio soli.
CCGGCGCATACGCGGCAGCCTGCGCATCCAGAAACAGCCCGCGCTGCTCATGCTCACCGCCTACAGCCGCATGGGCCTCATGTCCGAGGCCTCCGGCTCCGGCGTGGACATGGTGCTGACCAAGCCCTTCACCCAGTCCAGCCTGTTCGATGCCGTGCTGAAAGTCCTGGGGCGCCCCGTCAGCCCAGATGGCGAGGGCTCGCCTGACACCCCGGCCCCCCCGGAAGGGGTGGACCTCACCCGGCTCGAAGATCTGCGCGGGGCCCGGGTGCTCGTGGTGGAGGACAACCCCCTCAACCAGCAGGTCTCCGTGGAATTGCTCCATCACGCCGGCGTTGTGACGGAAGTCGCTACCAACGGCTCCGAAGGGATCGCCAAGGCTCTGGCCCAGCCCTTCGACCTGGTGCTCATGGACATCCAGATGCCGGGAATGGACGGTTTCCAGGCCACGGCTGCCATCCGCGCCGTGGAGCGCCTCAAGAACCTGCCCATCGTGGCCATGACCGCCCACGCCATGACCGGCGACCGCCAGCGTTGCCTGGATGCGGGCATGGACGACCATTTGGGCAAGCCCATCGACCCGTCTGAGCTGTTCGCCGCCCTGCTGCGCTGGATGCCGCGCCGAAACGGCCGCATGGGTGCGGCCTCCGACGCTCCGCCCCAGGGGCAGGACCAGCCCCCCGCGCCTCCGGCACTGCCTGACTCCCTGCCGGGAATCGACATGCAGACCGGCCTGGCGAGGGTCATGGGCAACTCGAAAACGTACCTGGAACTGCTCTCAGGCTTCGCGGCCCAGGCCCGCGCCTTCCCGGACAAACTCCGCCGGGCGCTCCGGGAAAGGCCGGACGAGCTGCCGGGACTGCTCCACGCCATGAAGGGCGTTGCCGCGAACATGGCTGCGAACGAGGTGCGCGAGGCCATCCAGCCTCTTGAGCACGCACTGAAGGAAGGCACCAACCGGGACCTGCAGCCGCTCATCGACCGCCTGCTGCATGCCCTCCAGACCGTGCTACAGGGGCTCGACGCCCTGCCCGGAGTCCGGCCCGCCACGGCTGCACCCGGCGGCCACGCGCGCACAGCGGCGGACAAGCTTGCGCTGGCCGCCCTGGCGCACGGCTTGCGCGCCCAGCTCCAGGCCCACGACATGGACGCGGCGGACACGCTGGCGCAGCTGCGGGCCGCCTCGGCCGGACTGCACGCCTCCCTGCTCGACGAACTGGAAGCCCGCCTCTCCCAACTGGACTACGAAACCGCCCTCGCGGTGTTGCAGGAACTGGAGACCGAACTCCAGTCCGATTGAAGGCATCGTATGGCAGCAGTCACCAACAGGCCCCGCGTGCTCGTCGTCGACGACATGCCATTAAACATCAAGCTGCTGCGGGAGCTCCTCAAGAACAGCTACGCGGTGAGCTTCGCCACCGACGGGCACATGGCCCTGGCCCTTGCGGAATCCTCTCCGCCCGACCTGGTGCTGCTGGACATCTCCATGCCGGAGATGGACGGCTACGAGGTCTGCCGCAGGCTCAAGGCCAACCCGGCCACGCGCGCCATCCCCGTGGTGTTCCTCACCGCCCAGAGCGACGAGACCAACGAGCTGGAGGGCCTGAGCCTGGGGGCCATAGACTACATCACCAAGCCCTTCAGCCCGCCCATCGTGCTGGCCAGGGTCAAGAACCACATCGAGTTCGTCCGGGCCAAGAACCGCCTCAACGAGGCCTACACCCTGCTGGACCTCAAGAACCAGGAGCTCGACGACAAGAACCGCGCCCTGGAGGTGCTCCTGCAGACCGACCGCCTGACCCGGCTGCACAACCGCCACAAGCTCGACGAGGCCTTCCAGGCCGAGGTGCTGCGGGCGAAGCGCTACGCCACCCAGTTCTCCGTCATCCT
Proteins encoded in this region:
- a CDS encoding diguanylate cyclase; its protein translation is MAAVTNRPRVLVVDDMPLNIKLLRELLKNSYAVSFATDGHMALALAESSPPDLVLLDISMPEMDGYEVCRRLKANPATRAIPVVFLTAQSDETNELEGLSLGAIDYITKPFSPPIVLARVKNHIEFVRAKNRLNEAYTLLDLKNQELDDKNRALEVLLQTDRLTRLHNRHKLDEAFQAEVLRAKRYATQFSVILLDVDSFKTVNDTFGHLVGDSVLVQVADTLSANVREMDMVGRWGGEEFLLLCPETGLETAAELASRLRSVLACQPLPPVEQVTASFGVAAYHPGDDVASLLRRADDALYRAKASGRNRVEIAPPPGLTSPGE